The DNA sequence GACATCGTCCTCCTGTAACAACCCCTCCACCACCCTTAGTTCTGTCTCCGCCTCCACCACGAAGACGTCCTCCAATTATAATCCGTCCACCACCACTAGTTCCTTCTCCGCCTCCACCAGGAAGACGTCCTCCAATAATAATCCGTCCACCACCACTTGTTCCATCGCCACCTCCATTTATAATCCGTCCACCACCACTAGTACCTTCTCCACCTCCACCACGACGTCCTCCAATTATAATCCGTCCACCACCACTAGTTCCTTCTCCACCTCCACCACGACGTCCTCCAATTATAATCCGTCCACCACCACTAGTTCCCTCTCCACCTCCACCACGACGTCCTCCAATTATAATCCGTCCACCACCACTAGTTCCCTCTCCACCTCCTCCACGACGTCCTCCAATTATAATCCGTCCACCACCACCACTAGTACCTTCTCCACCTCCACCACGACGTCCTCTGATTATAATCCGTCCACCACCACTAGTCCCGTCCCCACCTCCACCTAGACGTCCTCCGTTTATTATCCGTCCACCACCACTTGTTCCTTCACCACCTCCACCAATACGTCCTCCGGTTATAATATTCCCACCACCACTAGTTCCTTCGCCACCTCCGTTCATAATCTTTCCACCACCACTAGTTCCTTCTCCGCCACCTCCACTTGTCCCGATATTTAATGCACCTCTTGTTCCAATCTTTTCACCACCATTAGTTCCTTGATCTAGtgcaagaaaaaaaacaaattttaccATAAGCGTACGTATGGATTTTCATTACTACTActattttcttttcactttacTGCTTGTAGCTAGGTACACGTGATACCAGCGATTTTGTACTGTGCTACTCTTTTTCTATAACATCTTCTGGTTTATAATTAGTTGGATTAATCGTCGTACACTATAACAAAAGAGCTATTTAGTGtcaatgaattatttttttagtattgtCCAGAGACATTTAGCAACAGTTGAGTTAATGTAATTGCATACATAGTTACTAAAAACTTTTagttgtatttatatatatagacgGTTGGTTATAAATACTTGTAACTGAATATAATATAGCGGATTGTCAATGGACGcgtttcttttgaatcaatcgTTTGTAACAGCTATTTAGTCCGCAGCACCAAGATCGTACAGACAATGTTACAGGAATGGTAAAGCTAAAGAATTAAAGATtactttctttctctttttttctagcCGTGGTATTGACCTAGTTTATTTGCACTTCGACTAATTTTATTGGATAATTGTTAGTACGTTATGTTTCCTTCTATCAACAAAAGCAACAAATTATTCTGTACACCAAAACTTGGAGAAATAGCATCTTGAAAAAGATCATAAGAACGTCAAATCACAAATctgaaaaaacataaataattattaaagcACCACGCATCTTCCTTTAAACAATTGCACAAATCCACCTTTCACTTTAGCATTTCTTCAACCAACAGCCATGCATCTGATCACAAGTAGAACTTTTTACTCTTATGTTATGTGCTTTTGCTtatcttaagaaaataaatatttacattttaataaaacaaataaaaagaaaagaatcatTCATTAGTATTAAACAACAACTTATAACTTACCCAGTGTAGCttcacaagtggggtctgaaGAAGATAAGATGTACATAGACTGTATCTCTATCCAGAATTTTGAGTATGAAATATACGAGCACACTTATAGACTGAACAAAACGCTTGTAAAGTCATCAACATTAGCAGCATAATTGCAGCCAAAAATGTGAGAAACTGCCATGATCCAAACACATAATGCTTCATCATTTTTCCAATCTTGATACTCCATCTCCCATTGTAAAATCCATTCACATCTTCAATCACTTTATCTATAAACGGAACTTTTGTTAATCTCAACGATCTACTCATCCCATTCCACAACTTCGCAACTTCTTTATCACTCTTCAAACGGTTCAAAATTATCCCCTTTTCTCTAAGTAACACCGCATCTTCTTCAGTATCAATAATCCCATTCATTAATTCAGTGTAACGCGTAAAAACCAATGGCCCTGATGCATTACATGCCTCATACGCAACTAAATTCCTCAAAATTACCTCTGTATTTACATCTAGACTGACTCTAGGCAAATGAAATTTGATCTTTGTATCGTCGAAATTTATGCTCATGATACCTTCATTGGTGGCTACGAAATTAATTCCGGATTTAGAAAGTTCAGTTACTGATGGTATGGCTAATTCTTCAAAAAGTGGAGGCTTATTCATGTTACTTTCGAAATTTACCTCTGCTTTTTCTTGTGAAAAGAATAAATATGTAATTGGTTCAATAAAAAGTTTAATCACAGGAAGATTAGAAAAAAGTTTCCAAGGTACTTTTACTAAGAATTTAATTGGTTTGGAAAATACAATTTTCTTAAGAAAACGTACTGGTCCTCTGTTTATTTTCACAAGGATCTTCCAAATTTCGTTAATAAGTTGTCCGATGTGACTTGATTTTCCAACGAaagtattattttcttcttcaatcgaGCTAATTTGTTCGTGATCATCTTCTGTTATCTCAGAAGTTGTTACGTCTAATTTGGGCACAATGAATTGGTACAAAAAATCTAGCAAGTGAGAGCATTCTGTGACGTTTACTTTTGGGGATTCGTCTATCATTTGGAACGGAGAAAGTTCTTTACAGAATCCCGTTAGCATTGCCATCAACATTGTGTCTGCTAACTCTAAAGATGAATATTGGACTTCCAATATTTTTCTTAGTAAGAACAATGGGATTTGATTTTCGAGCATAATTAAATCTCTAAGAATAGCGTTATGCGCGGATTTTCTCCCTGCAACATCAACCAAATGTGACATTCTTGAGGATACTCTGGTTAGAATTTTACCTTCTTTGATGGCATAGAtttgaaggaattcgagtaagAAAGAGGCGTCCACCGCCATCATCCAGGCTAAAGTTTCTCCATTGAAATTCAAGTATTTATGGTACGAACAACGAATTCTATTCTCAAATTTTATCAATTGTTCCACAAGATGTTGAAATTTGAGGCTATAGAGGTGTTTTTGAGTTCTCTTTGCAGCAGCTAGCTTGTACCTGAAGTGGCAAAATCAACAGATTGTTTAGTATACCCGCCCAAATTTAAACGACTTGAGATATGACTCGTTTATTAACTTGGCCTAATGAATTGAACATGACTTGTCAAAATCAGTGATGGATTCAGAATTTTTGATCAGgaggtttgaaaaataaaaatgtcaaaaatcaTGTAGTCCCTAAGAATCATATTGAGGGAATGGGGTCATGACATGTTATTTGTACCATCGTGACACAAACAATTTTATGAACAAATCGAGTCATGGCCCAAATTAAATCCAACACGTTCATTTGCTACCTCTAAATTCAAATATTTACCTTTCCATGTCGTGGAGGTCTGAGCGCCAATAATGATAAGGGCCTATTGCCACCAATTGTGGCACGTAACAATCTTGGTCACTCAGCAATAGGGCTTTTGGTACATTGAAAATGCTAACTGGAATTTCAGtgtcttcttcaagttcttcatcGAGTGTTCGACGGATTTGAATAATCCATCGATGCTCATCAAAGTTTGAAGTACTGCAGTTTGATGCCATTTTTGGTGAAAAAAGAACAGTTTCAAATCCttaagatttaaaaataaaatacatccGTTTTGGTTTATTGAATGGTGGAGTTACGATAAATGTAACTCTCAAGATTTTATAGGTGTGAAAATAGACATAAATGTGATTAACAAAACATAATCTTAAAGGCGTAATATTAAGTACCTCTTTTTATGTAAAAAGAAACATATATATAAGTACTAGGTAATAAATTATCCCTTTGTTACAAAAGAAGGCCTAAGATCGAATAAAGTGGTTCttggaaaaaaaagaatttacttTCGCTAAAATTAGATtagattaatttgatattttataatttCAATTTGGATATTTAAATATACCATACTACAAGTACTACGTATAAGTTGCAACTTTTCTCATATCAAGTTGATGAacaaattagtttaaaatattaatcaaagttTGCATAGTTTGAATCTCCAAAAGTGAAATATGACAACTAATTTGAGACGGATAAATATATATCACGCATATATATTTGAAAGGTGTAAGTTTCTTTTGAGGCAACCATTATTTAGTTATTGCTCTtcaaagaagtaaaagagaaattaaaGCACCAATTGTTTATtttgtggaaaaaaaaaaatctcgttaaagaaaaaaaataaagagaatcgCCTAAGCTGTAATAGgaccacaaaaataaaataaatgaaaaaaaatgaatctaagAAAGTCGAGTGTTTTACAAgcatttgaaataaaaaattaaaattaaacctCTTAGATAGACCAATtggaaaatttattattttataccaACAACTCTTCAAATAGTAGAGGAAAATGAATAcaatttatttctatttttttcttttatggatTTAAATTACATGTTTGATAAAGTTgacctaaaaaaaaatcatatacttCTAATTAAGAGATTATCATTCGTactgaattaataaaatttgacaTTGTACTTGTAGCTCTTTCGTTTATCTGCTTTTGTTGCAAATCAATCTGCAGAAAAAGTACAATAATTGTCAGTCATTTTTTATACCAAAATAATaaggtaaaagaaaaataaaatttgcttTCTTAATTATTTCTCAGTTATCTCAATTTAcatgtaatttaattttctttcaataactggagattataataaaattcaacaatCTTTTCCATATTTCTATTGCAACTCTTTCAGCTTCTCTTTGTTCTCCGACGCCTCTCCGACACacagttttgattttttattggccgagttgaaaaaattgaacaataaattaaaaaggtaaaataatgcATTTTTCAACTCGaccaataaaaaaacaaatcgaGTCCGAGCATCGAAGAGACGCTGGAGAAACAAAGAAAGCCCAAAAGAAGTGCGTTAGAGAAGATGAAAAGACTGTTAAATGTTATGAAAATCTCCAAATATTGAAAGATTTTGAGAGCTTATTGTTGCTTCACAATATAATTGGAAGAAACATTGGTTTATTATATAGGACTAGAATATGTGTCCAGTTGATTTATTCATTTATGACAAATATTTTCCTCATTATGTTCTGGATTAAGTTTGTAATTCTTAGTCCAACTTtgattaattcaattatatatagcAATAAATGTAAATTAATGGTCTTTATTATATACTATAAGAACTTGGACtaatattttaaagtcattatttctttttttagagtcaaactatatgaactttgactaacattttacaatatatttttcatNAACAAATCGAGTCCGAGCATCGAAGAGACGCTGGAGAAACGAAGAAAACCCAAAAGAAGTGCGTTAGAGAAGATGAAAAGACTGTTAAATGTTATGAAAATCTCCAAATATTGAAAGATTTTGAGAGCTTATTGTTGCTTCGCAATATAATTGGAAGAAACATTGGTTTATTATATAGGCCTAGAATATGTGTCCAGTTGATTTATTCATTTATGACAAATATTTTCCTCATTATTATAAGGCATGTTCTGGATTAAGTTTGTAATTCTTAGTCCAACTTtgattaattcaattatatatagcAATAAATGTAAATTAATGGTCTTTATTATATAccataagaactttgactaacattttaaagtcattatttctttttttagagtcaaactataagaactttgactaacattttactacaatgtatttttcatcatattgatatgcaagaaattgcaatttatagtacttttactataattttttaatatctaaattttttgtttaaaatatcgaattgaTGTAATcgaatttaactttgaaaattagtcaacttgacttttgaaaagcgcaacatgacaaataaaagtggacggaggtagTAAATTTTACTAGGTTGTAAttattaaagggaaaaatgacaaatatacccctgaactatcgtaaatggtatacaTATACACTTTATCATACTTTTCGGACATTGATACCCCGCCGTCCAAAAATCAGAGCATAtttgcccttcactctaacagaAGACTAATTAAGTGCACGTGGCGCAGTCCTACAGCTCAACCCGGTTTAACCAATTAATTAACCCAAAATTCAATACGCGTTATTAACCCGTTTAACCCACATGACACCCATTATTCAGACTAATACTAATCTATCTAAAAacctaaaattaaaaaaaaaatcttcatttctCTCAACTTTTTCGTTCATCTCACAAACTAAAACCCTAGTTCATCATCAATTCTTCGTCGTTTTTCATCGATTCTTCGACCATCTTCCTCTTTTCTTAGTCGATTCTTCATCGATTCGTCGTCTCCCTCAATCAGACCTTAAATCATGTCTGAAAGTAGTTGTGATTCAATTAGTAACTCCATGatgatgatttatttttatggtGAAATGACCCGTTTTAGTCATCTATCTCGCTACCTACTCCTTTTGCAAAAAGGCTTTGGGGATAAGTTAAAACTCGAGAAATAGTCTACTTCAAGGCTGCAGGGAGGACTACGCTCTGCAGGTGGGCATCACTATTTATCATGTCAAGACGAAATTCCGATTGAAGGTGATCAAAAAGATTCGCCGAAAATCGGGCATACATTCAAGAGAGAGAAGGATTAGTTCGTGTCTGGGTCAAGGGGACGGTTGACCTGAACCCTCTTTCACTTCAAGGACTCCATTGAACCATGGAAGAAGATTTTATAGATGTTCTAAACCTAAGCTACGTTTTTCACCaaatgtaaattattattatttctgctTGTATTTCGTATGATTATGagttcttctctatttttctcaTCAGATTGAAAATTATGGATTTTTGAAGTGGGAAGATAGTTCTCCAGGAAAATCTTCCATTGAAGTAAATTTACTGGAGTCTAAATTGAAAGTTACTACGTTGAAAATGGAGAATTTGAGAGAGTCATTGAATGcggttaaagaaaaaaatggagaatttaGAGAGTTTAAACTATTTTGAGGtgaacaaatcaagaaaattggaaaagaaaGTGTCGAAGTTGAAGATGTGTATATTGTCATTTACTGTATTTGTTGTTACAATTTTCAAGTGATTTAGATGTTGTGTAAGCATAAGAAAGATATGTTCTTGAATGTAATTTTCAAATGTTAATTAATCTCAAATCTTCCTTTGTAATAGAGAATCTTATCTTTTGAATTGTGTTGGTGTATATTTGTGATTTAGATGTTCCTTAAGCATAAGGAAGATGTGTCTTTGAATGTAATTTTCTTTTGACGCAGCCATTATTTAGTTGTTTGCTCTtcaaagaagtaaaagagaaattaaaGCATCAATTGTTTATTTTGTGAATTCTTTTTTCTcgttaattaaagaaaaaaagaacgaATCACCTAAGCTGTAATAGGAccaccaaaataaaataaatgaaaaaaaaaacgaatCTAAGAAAGTCAAGTGTTTTTCAAGCAtttgcaataaaaaaaaaaattaaacctcCTAGATACAccaactttaaaattttattttataccaACAACTCCTCAAATTATAGAGGAAAATGAAtacaatttatttctttttttttatggatttaAATTACATGTTTAATAAAGTTGacctacaaaaaaaatcatatatttctAATTAAGAGATTATATCATCCATactgaattaataaaatttgacaTTGTACTTGTAACTCTTTCGTTTATCTGCTTTTGTTGCAAATCAATCTGcagaaaaagaataataattgtcagtcattttttaaaccaaaataataaggtaaaagaaaaataaaatctgcTTTCTTAATTATTTCTCAGTTATCTCAAGTTACatgttgtaatttattttttctttcaataactggagattataataaaattcaacaatCTTTTCCATATTTCTATTGCAACTCTTTCAGCTTCTCTTTATTCTCCGACACCTCTCCGATACtcagtttttgattttttattgatcgagttgaaaaaattaaatcaaaaaggtaaaataatgcATTTTTCAACTCggccaataaaaaaaaacaaatcgaGTCCGAGCATGGAAGAGATATTGGAGAAGCaaagaaaacccaaaagaaGTGCGTTAGAGAAGATGAAAAGACTGTTAAATGTTATGAAAATCTCCAAATATTGAAAGATTTTGAGAGTTTATTGTTGCTTCACAATATAATTGGAAGAAACAATGGTTTATTATATAGGACTAGAATATGAGTCCAGTTGATTTATTCATTATGACAAATATTTTCCTCATTATTATAAGGCATGTTCTGGATTAAGTTTGTAATTCTTAGTCCAactttaattaattcaattatatatacaataaatgTAAATTAATGGTCTTTATTATATACtataagaattttgactaatattttagagtcatgatttccttttttagagtcaaattataagaactttgactaacattttataatatatttttcatcatattcatatgcaagaaattgcaatttatagtacttttactATAATTTGTTAAtatctaaatattttgtttaaaatattgaattgatgtaatctaatttaactttgaaaattagtcaactTGACTTTTAAAAAGCGTAACATGGGACGACTCTTGATATTGCCTTTGTTGTCTGCTGATATGCCTTAATCGACGAGGTTTCAACTCATAATAGACGTCCTAATAGAAGTGCATTAACTAATTATGCAAGAATAAGTGAATGGCTATTGATTTCCAAATATTGACCAAAATTACAAATTTCctagaaataaaattaagtaaacAATATGTTATGTGCATGTTTGAccaataaattaattcaattatagATAGCAATAAATGTAAATTTATGGTCtttattact is a window from the Solanum stenotomum isolate F172 unplaced genomic scaffold, ASM1918654v1 scaffold1971, whole genome shotgun sequence genome containing:
- the LOC125850835 gene encoding glycine-rich protein 23-like isoform X4, with translation MVKFVFFLALDQGTNGGEKIGTRGALNIGTSGGGGEGTSGGGKIMNGGGEGTSGGGNIITGGRIGGGGEGTSGGGRIINGGRLGGGGDGTSGGGRIIIRGRRGGGGEGTSGGGRIIIGGRRGGGGEGTSGGGRIIIGGRRGGGGEGTSGGGRIIIGGRRGGGGEGTSGGGRIIIGGRLRGGGGDRTKGGGGVVTGGRCLFGG
- the LOC125850835 gene encoding uncharacterized protein LOC125850835 isoform X6 translates to MVKFVFFLALDQGTNGGEKIGTRGALNIGTSGGGGEGTSGGGKIMNGGGEGTSGGGNIITGGRIGGGGEGTSGGGRIINGGRLGGGGEGTSGGGRIIIGGRRGGGGEGTSGGGRIIIGGRRGGGGEGTSGGGRIINGGGDGTSGGGRIIIGGRLPGGGGEGTSGGGRIIIGGRLRGGGGDRTKGGGGVVTGGRCLFGG
- the LOC125850835 gene encoding uncharacterized protein LOC125850835 isoform X7, which translates into the protein MVKFVFFLALDQGTNGGEKIGTRGALNIGTSGGGGEGTSGGGKIMNGGGEGTSGGGNIITGGRIGGGGEGTSGGGRIINGGRLGGGGDGTSGGGRIIIRGRRGGGGEGTSGGGRIINGGGDGTSGGGRIIIGGRLPGGGGEGTSGGGRIIIGGRLRGGGGDRTKGGGGVVTGGRCLFGG
- the LOC125850835 gene encoding uncharacterized protein LOC125850835 isoform X1, which codes for MVKFVFFLALDQGTNGGEKIGTRGALNIGTSGGGGEGTSGGGKIMNGGGEGTSGGGNIITGGRIGGGGEGTSGGGRIINGGRLGGGGDGTSGGGRIIIRGRRGGGGEGTSGGGRIIIGGRRGGGGEGTSGGGRIIIGGRRGGGGEGTSGGGRIIIGGRRGGGGEGTSGGGRIINGGGDGTSGGGRIIIGGRLPGGGGEGTSGGGRIIIGGRLRGGGGDRTKGGGGVVTGGRCLFGG
- the LOC125850839 gene encoding putative UPF0481 protein At3g02645, producing the protein MASNCSTSNFDEHRWIIQIRRTLDEELEEDTEIPVSIFNVPKALLLSDQDCYVPQLVAIGPYHYWRSDLHDMERYKLAAAKRTQKHLYSLKFQHLVEQLIKFENRIRCSYHKYLNFNGETLAWMMAVDASFLLEFLQIYAIKEGKILTRVSSRMSHLVDVAGRKSAHNAILRDLIMLENQIPLFLLRKILEVQYSSLELADTMLMAMLTGFCKELSPFQMIDESPKVNVTECSHLLDFLYQFIVPKLDVTTSEITEDDHEQISSIEEENNTFVGKSSHIGQLINEIWKILVKINRGPVRFLKKIVFSKPIKFLVKVPWKLFSNLPVIKLFIEPITYLFFSQEKAEVNFESNMNKPPLFEELAIPSVTELSKSGINFVATNEGIMSINFDDTKIKFHLPRVSLDVNTEVILRNLVAYEACNASGPLVFTRYTELMNGIIDTEEDAVLLREKGIILNRLKSDKEVAKLWNGMSRSLRLTKVPFIDKVIEDVNGFYNGRWSIKIGKMMKHYVFGSWQFLTFLAAIMLLMLMTLQAFCSVYKCARIFHTQNSG
- the LOC125850835 gene encoding glycine-rich cell wall structural protein 1.0-like isoform X5; the encoded protein is MVKFVFFLALDQGTNGGEKIGTRGALNIGTSGGGGEGTSGGGKIMNGGGEGTSGGGNIITGGRIGGGGEGTSGGGRIINGGRLGGGGDGTSGGGRIIIRGRRGGGGEGTSGGGRIIIGGRRGGGGEGTSGGGRIINGGGDGTSGGGRIIIGGRLPGGGGEGTSGGGRIIIGGRLRGGGGDRTKGGGGVVTGGRCLFGG
- the LOC125850835 gene encoding uncharacterized protein LOC125850835 isoform X2 — its product is MVKFVFFLALDQGTNGGEKIGTRGALNIGTSGGGGEGTSGGGKIMNGGGEGTSGGGNIITGGRIGGGGEGTSGGGRIINGGRLGGGGDGTSGGGRIIIRGRRGGGGEGTSGGGRIIIGGRRGGGGEGTSGGGRIIIGGRRGGGGEGTSGGGRIINGGGDGTSGGGRIIIGGRLPGGGGEGTSGGGRIIIGGRLRGGGGDRTKGGGGVVTGGRCLFGG
- the LOC125850835 gene encoding glycine-rich cell wall structural protein 1.8-like isoform X3, whose product is MVKFVFFLALDQGTNGGEKIGTRGALNIGTSGGGGEGTSGGGKIMNGGGEGTSGGGNIITGGRIGGGGDGTSGGGRIIIRGRRGGGGEGTSGGGRIIIGGRRGGGGEGTSGGGRIIIGGRRGGGGEGTSGGGRIIIGGRRGGGGEGTSGGGRIINGGGDGTSGGGRIIIGGRLPGGGGEGTSGGGRIIIGGRLRGGGGDRTKGGGGVVTGGRCLFGG